One genomic segment of Gossypium arboreum isolate Shixiya-1 chromosome 3, ASM2569848v2, whole genome shotgun sequence includes these proteins:
- the LOC108484477 gene encoding mitotic checkpoint protein BUB3.2-like isoform X2: MTSVHPPPVPGRELSNPPTDGISNLRFSNHSDNLLVSSWDKTVRLYDASANVLRGEFMHGGPVLDCCFHDDSSGFSASVDNKVRRIMFSHGKEEILGRHDAPVRCIEYSYAAGQVITGSWDKTLKCWDPRGASGQERTLVGTYPQPERVYSLSLVGNRLVVATAGRHVNVYDLRNMSQPEQRRESSLKYQTRCVRCYPNGTGYALSSVEGRVAMEFFDLSEASQAKKYAFKCHRKSEAGRDIVYPVNAIAFHPVYGTFATGGCDGFVNVWDGNNKKRLYQYSKYPTSVAALSFSKDGRLLAVASSYTFEEGDKAHEPDAIFVRSVNEIEVKPKPKNIAEPK; this comes from the exons ATGACATCTGTCCACCCGCCACCGGTACCAGGTCGCGAGCTCTCTAACCCTCCGACGGACGGAATCTCGAACCTTCGGTTCTCTAATCACAGCGATAATCTACTCGTCTCTTCATGGGATAAG ACTGTGAGATTGTACGACGCAAGCGCAAACGTTTTGCGAGGAGAGTTTATGCACGGTGGGCCAGTACTTGATTGCTGCTTCCATGATGATTCATCTGGGTTCAGTGCTAGCGTTGACAATAAAGTTAGGAG GATAATGTTCAGCCATGGAAAGGAGGAAATATTAGGTAGACATGATGCTCCTGTACGTTGTATAGAGTATTCTTATGCAGCAG GACAAGTGATCACAGGCAGTTGGGACAAGACATTGAAATGTTGGGATCCAAGAGGTGCAAGTGGGCAGGAGCGTACTCTTGTCGGCACATACCCACAACCTGAACGTGTTTACTCGCTATCTCTTGTTGGAAATCGTTTAGTCGTGGCAACTGCTGGAAGACATGTAAATGTATATGACTTGCGAAACATGTCTCAACCTGAACAGCGAAGGGAATCTTCATTGAAGTATCAAACTAGATGTGTGAGATGTTATCCAAATGGAACAG GGTATGCTCTTAGTTCGGTTGAAGGGCGAGTAGCAATGGAGTTCTTTGACCTCTCAGAGGCCAGTCAAGCCAAAAA GTATGCCTTCAAGTGCCATCGAAAATCTGAGGCTGGACGGGACATTGTATATCCAGTAAATGCCATTGCATTCCATCCTGT ATATGGTACATTTGCAACTGGAGGTTGTGATGGTTTTGTTAATGTGTGGGACGGAAACAATAAGAAGAGGCTGTATCAG TATTCAAAGTACCCGACAAGCGTTGCTGCTCTTTCATTCAGCAAAGATGGGCGACTATTGGCCGTTGCTTCAAGTTACACATTCGAAGAGGGAGATAAAGC ACATGAACCAGATGCAATCTTTGTACGTAGCGTAAATGAAATTGAAGTCAAGCCAAAACCAAAG AACATTGCCGAGCCCAAGTAG
- the LOC108484477 gene encoding mitotic checkpoint protein BUB3.2-like isoform X1 — translation MTSVHPPPVPGRELSNPPTDGISNLRFSNHSDNLLVSSWDKTVRLYDASANVLRGEFMHGGPVLDCCFHDDSSGFSASVDNKVRRIMFSHGKEEILGRHDAPVRCIEYSYAAGQVITGSWDKTLKCWDPRGASGQERTLVGTYPQPERVYSLSLVGNRLVVATAGRHVNVYDLRNMSQPEQRRESSLKYQTRCVRCYPNGTGYALSSVEGRVAMEFFDLSEASQAKKYAFKCHRKSEAGRDIVYPVNAIAFHPVYGTFATGGCDGFVNVWDGNNKKRLYQYSKYPTSVAALSFSKDGRLLAVASSYTFEEGDKAHEPDAIFVRSVNEIEVKPKPKVYPNPPA, via the exons ATGACATCTGTCCACCCGCCACCGGTACCAGGTCGCGAGCTCTCTAACCCTCCGACGGACGGAATCTCGAACCTTCGGTTCTCTAATCACAGCGATAATCTACTCGTCTCTTCATGGGATAAG ACTGTGAGATTGTACGACGCAAGCGCAAACGTTTTGCGAGGAGAGTTTATGCACGGTGGGCCAGTACTTGATTGCTGCTTCCATGATGATTCATCTGGGTTCAGTGCTAGCGTTGACAATAAAGTTAGGAG GATAATGTTCAGCCATGGAAAGGAGGAAATATTAGGTAGACATGATGCTCCTGTACGTTGTATAGAGTATTCTTATGCAGCAG GACAAGTGATCACAGGCAGTTGGGACAAGACATTGAAATGTTGGGATCCAAGAGGTGCAAGTGGGCAGGAGCGTACTCTTGTCGGCACATACCCACAACCTGAACGTGTTTACTCGCTATCTCTTGTTGGAAATCGTTTAGTCGTGGCAACTGCTGGAAGACATGTAAATGTATATGACTTGCGAAACATGTCTCAACCTGAACAGCGAAGGGAATCTTCATTGAAGTATCAAACTAGATGTGTGAGATGTTATCCAAATGGAACAG GGTATGCTCTTAGTTCGGTTGAAGGGCGAGTAGCAATGGAGTTCTTTGACCTCTCAGAGGCCAGTCAAGCCAAAAA GTATGCCTTCAAGTGCCATCGAAAATCTGAGGCTGGACGGGACATTGTATATCCAGTAAATGCCATTGCATTCCATCCTGT ATATGGTACATTTGCAACTGGAGGTTGTGATGGTTTTGTTAATGTGTGGGACGGAAACAATAAGAAGAGGCTGTATCAG TATTCAAAGTACCCGACAAGCGTTGCTGCTCTTTCATTCAGCAAAGATGGGCGACTATTGGCCGTTGCTTCAAGTTACACATTCGAAGAGGGAGATAAAGC ACATGAACCAGATGCAATCTTTGTACGTAGCGTAAATGAAATTGAAGTCAAGCCAAAACCAAAGGTATATCCTAATCCTCCAGCGTAG
- the LOC108484695 gene encoding uncharacterized protein LOC108484695 has product MVVCKCRKATKLYCFVHKVPVCGECICLPEHQICVIHTYSEWVIDGDYDWPSKCCKCQAVLEEGAGSETTRLGCLHVIHTTCLVSHIKSFPLHTAPAGYVCPSCSISIWPPKSVKDTTSCLHSLLKEAILQTGMEKNLFGNHPVSLPRTEHRGPPPAFASDPLIDVAGGQEYDANSSPSVAKDGGYSAIAGPSKPTVTEIMEMDGPSSTESYMKASSPVAPMATTRKSTAHVDRKNSEISYYTDDEDGNRKKYSRRGPLHLKFLRALVPFWSSALPTLPVTAPPHKDSSNVDDIREGRSKHQRSTRMDPRKILLIIAIMACMATMSILYYRISQRALGEGVADDE; this is encoded by the exons ATGGTGGTCTGCAAATGCCGTAAG GCGACAAAACTATATTGTTTCGTGCACAAGGTTCCCGTTTGTGGGGAATGCATCTGCTTACCTGAGCACCAAATATGCGTT ATACATACTTACTCAGAGTGGGTAATAGATGGAGACTATGACTGGCCTTCCAAATGTTGCAAATGCCAAGCTGTGCTTGAGGAGGGGGCTGGCTCTGAAACCACACGATTGGGTTGCTTAC ATGTCATACATACAACTTGCTTGGTTTCACATATCAAAAGCTTTCCTCTGCACACTGCACCCGCTGGATATGTGTGTCCTTCATGTTCGATATCT ATATGGCCTCCCAAAAGTGTTAAAGATACAACATCCTGTCTTCATTCACTGCTGAAGGAGGCTATTTTGCAG ACTGGCATGGAAAAGAATTTGTTTGGAAATCATCCTGTTTCTTTGCCTAGAACAGAACACCGTGGTCCTCCACCTGCATTTGCTTCAGATCCATTGATAGATGTAGCTGGAGGACAAGAGTATGATGCGAATTCATCACCCTCTGTTGCAAAAGATGGAGGATACTCTGCCATAGCAGGACCTTCAAAACCTACAGTAACAGAAATAATGGAGATGGATGGTCCTAGTTCAACTGAGAGTTACATGAAAGCTTCAAGTCCTGTTGCt CCTATGGCTACAACTCGGAAGAGTACAGCTCATGTTGATCGGAAAAACTCTGAAATCTCATATTATACAGATGATGAAGATGGAAATCGTAAAAAGTACTCTCGGAGGG GGCCACTTCATCTGAAGTTTCTCAGAGCATTAGTTCCCTTTTGGTCAAGTGCATTACCAACTCTTCCAGTGACTGCACCCCCACATAAAGACTCGTCAAATGTAGATGATATCCGAGAAGGTCGATCGAAGCATCAAAGATCAACACGGATGGATCCAAGAAAAATTCTTCTCATCATAGCAATCAT GGCCTGCATGGCGACTATGAGTATTCTGTACTACAGAATTTCACAAAGGGCTCTTGGTGAGGGAGTGGCTGATGATGAGTAG
- the LOC108485952 gene encoding transcription factor bHLH84 encodes MDSMGTLLGDWSCFSGMYTTDQEADFMAQLLSNCPQLPDIDMSNYLSDSYPVFVTNNSPISMDFCMEDGTNTGFFLVEPDDCLNPEMGKDGNVEKEPKPEPEKKSSNKRSRNSGDVHVQKTKRNGRSKKNQTIAANDDEDGNGGLNGQSWASCSSEDDSNGGASSGSKGETTLNLNGKTRASRGAATDPQSLYARKRRERINERLRILQNLVPNGTKVDISTMLEEAVQYVKFLQLQIKLLSSDDLWMYAPIAYNGMDIGIDLKVGTAKRT; translated from the exons ATGGATTCAATGGGAACCCTTTTAGGAGATTGGAGTTGTTTCAGTGGGATGTATACAACTGATCAAGAAGCTGATTTCATGGCTCAATTGCTGAGTAATTGTCCTCAGCTCCCTGACATAGATATGAGCAATTACTTGAGTGATTCATACCCAGTTTTTGTAACCAATAATAGCCCCATTTCAATGGATTTTTGTATGGAAGATGGGACCAACACTGGTTTTTTTCTGGTTGAACCTGATGATTGTTTGAACCCAGAAATGGGTAAGGATGGCAATGTTGAAAAAGAACCGAAGCCTGAACCTGAGAAGAAAAGTAGTAACAAGAGATCTCGAAATTCAGGAGATGTTCAT GTTCAAAAGACTAAGAGAAATGGAAGATCTAAGAAGAACCAGACCATTGCGGCCAATGATGACGAAGACGGTAATGGCGGTCTCAACGGGCAAAGCTGGGCCAGTTGCTCTTCGGAGGACGACTCGAATGGTGGTGCGAGCTCAGGCTCAAAGGGGGAAACAACACTGAATTTGAATGGCAAAACAAGAGCCAGTAGGGGAGCAGCCACTGATCCACAAAGTCTTTATGCAAGG AAAAGAAGGGAAAGGATTAATGAAAGATTGAGGATTTTACAGAATCTTGTCCCTAATGGAACAAAGGTTGATATTAGTACAATGCTTGAAGAAGCTGTTCAATATGTAAAGTTTTTGCAGCTACAAATTAAG TTGTTGAGTTCCGATGATCTTTGGATGTATGCACCTATTGCTTACAACGGAATGGATATCGGAATCGATCTCAAGGTCGGTACAGCGAAGAGAACGTAG
- the LOC108486563 gene encoding vacuolar-sorting receptor 3-like isoform X2 → MTVQLATLGYLNMGEAWLVPWFTLRRIKRVVKVLMTLGFPLNPSLVLFLLLFWSIVEVWNVQQAGASAVLVADDIQEALITMDTPEEDRLAAKYIENITIPSALIEKNFGEILKKAISGGDMVNVNLDWRESVPHPDDRVEYELWTNSNDECGVKCDMLMEFLKDFKGAAQILEKGGYTQFTPHYITWYCPQAFSLSRQCKSQCINYGRYCAPDPEQDFSSGYEGKDVVIENLRQLCVFKVANETNKPWLWWDYVTDFQIRCPMKEKKYNKECADVVIRALGLDGKKIEKCMGDPNADEDNPVLKEEQEAQVGKGSRGDVTILPTLVVNDRQYRGKLAKGAVLKAICAGFEETTEPAVCLSGDVETNECLDNNGGCWQDKATNLTACKDTFRGRVCECPLVDGVQFKGDGYSHCEASGSGRCKINNGGCWHEARDGHAYSACLDDGNGKCQCPPGFKGDGVKNCEDIDECKEKKACQCPECSCKNTWGSYECTCSGDLLYIRDHDTCISKSGTEVRSSWAAVWVILIGLAMASGGAYLIYKYRLRSYMDSEIRAIMAQYMPLDSQAEVPNHVSDGRA, encoded by the exons GTTTGGAATGTACAGCAAGCTGGTGCTTCTGCAGTGCTTGTTGCTGATGATATTCAAGAAGCATTAATAACCATGGATACACCTGAAGAGGATAGGTTAGCTGCCAAATACATTGAAAATATAACAATTCCATCCGCCCTTATCGagaaaaattttggtgaaattctTAAGAAAGCAATAAGTGGTGGGGATATGGTCAATGTTAATCTTGATTGGCGAGAGTCTGTTCCACACCCTGATGATCGTGTGGAGTATGAGCTATGGACCAACAGCAATGATGAGTGTGGAGTTAAATGTGATATGCTGATGGAATTTCTGAAGGATTTCAAGGGTGCTGCACAGATACTTGAAAAAGGTGGCTATACTCAATTCACACCCCATTATATAACTTGGTACTGCCCTCAGGCTTTCTCGCTAAGCAGACAGTGCAAATCTCAGTGCATCAACTACGGAAGATACTGTGCACCTGATCCCGAACAAGATTTTAGCTCTGGCTATGAGGGGAAAGATGTAGTTATTGAAAATTTGAGACAGCTATGTGTTTTCAAAGTGGCAAATGAGACCAATAAGCCTTGGTTGTGGTGGGACTATGTGACAGATTTTCAGATAAGATGCCCCATGAAGGAGAAAAAATATAACAAGGAATGCGCAGATGTTGTTATCAGAGCTCTCG GGCTTGATGGTAAAAAGATTGAGAAGTGCATGGGAGACCCTAATGCTGATGAAGATAATCCTGTTCTGAAAGAAGAGCAAGAAGCCCAA GTGGGAAAAGGATCTAGGGGTGATGTTACCATACTGCCTACGCTTGTTGTTAACGATCGCCAATATCGAG GAAAGCTGGCCAAAGGTGCTGTTCTGAAGGCCATCTGTGCTGGTTTCGAGGAGACTACTGAACCAGCCGTTTGCTTGAGCGGTG ATGTGGAGACAAATGAATGCTTGGATAACAACGGTGGTTGTTGGCAAGATAAAGCAACCAATCTCACAGCCTGCAAG GATACATTTCGCGGGAGAGTCTGTGAATGTCCCTTGGTTGATGGTGTACAGTTTAAAGGAGACGGTTACAGTCACTGTGAAG CTAGTGGGTCTGGAAGGTGCAAAATTAATAATGGAGGTTGTTGGCATGAAGCACGAGATGGACATGCATACTCCGCTTGTTTG GATGATGGAAATGGGAAATGCCAGTGTCCTCCAGGGTTTAAAGGTGATGGTGTCAAAAATTGTGAAG ATATTGACGAGTGCAAAGAGAAGAAAGCCTGCCAGTGCCCTGAATGTAGCTGCAAAAATACTTGGGGAAGCTATGAATGCACTTGCAGTGGAGATCTTTTGTATATCCGGGACCATGATACCTGCATAA GTAAGAGCGGTACCGAAGTAAGATCATCATGGGCAGCCGTTTGGGTCATTTTAATCGGCTTGGCAATGGCCAGTGGTGGGGCTTATCTCATTTACAAATATAGATTAAGG TCATACATGGACTCTGAAATCCGAGCTATAATGGCACAGTACATGCCACTGGATAGTCAAGCGGAAGTACCAAACCATGTAAGCGATGGTCGAGCATGA